The Streptomyces sp. RKAG293 genome includes a region encoding these proteins:
- a CDS encoding TetR/AcrR family transcriptional regulator, with product MSADPRQRRAARHVQPAAEVAASAPRKKPITVERITDAALEVVATEGYDALTIRRVAAVLGTGPSSLYAHIVNKDDIDDLLIGRLFAEVVLPEPDPAAWREQLLGVYTQIRDLYLKYPGVSRAALAMVPTNLETLRVGEGILAILLAGGIEPRTAGWARDALSLYVSAYALEQSLVRQRRRREDHEWVLSHKELLERFTTLPAERFPHTRRHAAELISGTGHDRFEFALGLLMNSLGPASG from the coding sequence ATGTCCGCCGATCCCCGCCAACGCCGCGCAGCTCGCCACGTCCAACCTGCGGCGGAGGTCGCCGCGTCGGCGCCACGCAAGAAGCCGATCACCGTCGAACGGATCACCGACGCCGCCCTGGAAGTCGTCGCCACCGAGGGGTACGACGCGCTGACCATCCGCCGGGTCGCCGCCGTGCTCGGCACCGGTCCGTCGTCGCTGTACGCGCACATCGTCAACAAGGACGACATCGACGATCTGCTGATCGGCAGGCTCTTCGCCGAGGTCGTGCTCCCCGAACCGGACCCGGCCGCCTGGCGCGAGCAGCTGCTCGGGGTGTACACGCAGATCCGCGACCTGTACCTGAAATACCCCGGGGTCTCACGCGCCGCGCTGGCCATGGTGCCGACCAACCTGGAAACGCTGCGGGTCGGCGAAGGAATCCTGGCGATCCTGCTCGCGGGCGGCATCGAGCCGAGGACGGCCGGATGGGCCCGTGACGCGCTCTCCCTCTACGTCAGCGCCTATGCACTGGAGCAGTCACTGGTCCGGCAACGGCGCCGGCGCGAGGATCACGAATGGGTGCTCAGCCACAAGGAGTTGTTGGAGCGCTTCACCACACTGCCTGCCGAGAGATTTCCGCACACTCGACGCCATGCCGCCGAGCTGATCTCCGGCACCGGACACGACCGCTTCGAGTTCGCCCTCGGCCTGCTCATGAACAGTCTGGGGCCCGCATCCGGTTGA
- a CDS encoding FAD-dependent monooxygenase produces MRVSVVGAGLGGLALAQGLRGAGIEADVFERDPGIAARFQGYRLVLDPIGFQAVRDCLPTRWHPLLDEIVMDASAEQLILDPQLNAIGKLGAGRTGIVVDRQVLRHLLLTGLTVHTDAALTGYDVLADGNVQARFARRDPAIADLLVGADGVTSAVRGVLSPQTTPTDTGVRFVIGRTPLTDEFANLSKAYGSKIAGDGVSLLLGAMRFRTPPKQAAEQLAPEVTLPDIGDYVRWAMILPPNGSLENLTAQDAVLSRMEGWHPELRALIEQADPDNSTLLSIRVVKPGERWTSGPVTLLGDAIHATSPTGGNGANTALRDADLLRRCLTEAGEGRQDLLSAVDDYERQMFEYGAEAVRSSLEKLPAFAPEAKLS; encoded by the coding sequence ATGCGCGTTTCCGTTGTCGGAGCCGGTCTGGGAGGTCTGGCCCTCGCGCAGGGTCTGCGTGGTGCCGGGATCGAGGCCGACGTGTTCGAGCGCGACCCGGGGATCGCCGCACGGTTCCAGGGCTACCGGCTCGTGCTGGACCCGATCGGTTTCCAGGCGGTGCGCGACTGCCTGCCGACGCGCTGGCACCCGCTGCTGGACGAGATCGTCATGGACGCCTCCGCCGAGCAGCTGATCCTGGACCCGCAGCTGAACGCGATCGGCAAGCTCGGCGCGGGCCGCACCGGCATCGTGGTCGACCGGCAGGTGCTGAGACACCTGTTGCTGACCGGCCTCACCGTGCACACCGATGCCGCGCTGACCGGCTACGACGTGCTGGCCGACGGCAACGTCCAGGCCCGGTTCGCCCGCCGCGACCCGGCTATCGCCGACCTGCTCGTCGGCGCGGACGGCGTCACCTCCGCGGTCCGCGGGGTGCTCTCGCCGCAGACCACCCCGACCGACACCGGCGTCCGGTTCGTCATCGGCCGCACCCCGCTGACCGATGAGTTCGCCAACCTGTCCAAGGCATACGGCTCGAAGATCGCGGGTGACGGCGTCAGCCTGCTGCTCGGCGCGATGCGCTTCCGTACCCCACCGAAGCAGGCCGCCGAGCAACTGGCCCCCGAAGTCACACTGCCCGACATCGGCGACTACGTGCGCTGGGCCATGATCCTGCCGCCGAACGGCTCGCTGGAGAACCTGACCGCGCAGGACGCCGTGCTGTCCAGGATGGAAGGGTGGCATCCGGAGCTGCGCGCTCTGATCGAGCAGGCCGACCCGGACAACAGCACCCTGCTGTCCATCCGGGTGGTCAAGCCCGGCGAGCGCTGGACGTCCGGCCCGGTCACGCTGCTCGGCGACGCGATCCACGCCACCTCCCCGACCGGCGGCAACGGCGCGAACACCGCACTGCGCGACGCCGACCTGCTGCGCCGCTGCCTGACCGAGGCAGGCGAAGGCCGCCAGGATCTGCTCAGCGCGGTCGACGACTACGAGCGGCAGATGTTCGAGTACGGCGCCGAGGCCGTGCGCAGCAGTCTCGAGAAGCTGCCCGCCTTCGCCCCCGAAGCGAAACTGTCCTGA
- a CDS encoding M48 family metalloprotease: MWIGLPLLFSAILALAAPWTGRRLPPRTAAWSLTSAAVVAAGAWLTALAMLGFTLIGQVPQVAAEGRWSARVLATDAPVDRPVAAACAIGVLCCALALTVTAWRQTRMLVDARRECRDLVAAGDLAVVDDPVPTAFALPGTPGKVVVSSGMLRALGIDERRALLAHERAHLSHRHHLFLLVLHLAAAANPLLRPLTRAGAFTLERWADEQAGSVVGDRQLVARAVARAALAAKRAPRAALAATGGPVPQRVRALLAPPVPARRNLVAAITTLMVLCCTSLAVAAQDMDGLFDAASPPCTTSHPPLR, encoded by the coding sequence GTGTGGATCGGCCTGCCGCTGCTGTTCAGCGCGATCCTGGCGCTGGCCGCACCCTGGACCGGACGCCGGCTGCCTCCCCGAACCGCCGCGTGGTCGCTGACCTCAGCCGCGGTCGTCGCCGCGGGCGCCTGGTTGACGGCACTGGCCATGCTGGGCTTCACCCTGATCGGACAGGTCCCCCAAGTAGCCGCCGAAGGCCGGTGGTCGGCGCGAGTCCTGGCCACCGACGCCCCGGTTGACCGTCCGGTGGCCGCCGCCTGCGCCATCGGCGTCCTGTGCTGCGCGCTGGCGCTGACCGTGACCGCCTGGCGGCAGACACGCATGCTGGTCGACGCCCGCCGCGAATGCCGCGACCTGGTCGCAGCCGGAGACCTGGCCGTGGTCGACGACCCAGTGCCCACCGCTTTCGCCCTGCCCGGCACTCCCGGCAAGGTAGTGGTGTCCTCCGGCATGCTGCGCGCCCTCGGTATCGACGAGCGGCGCGCGCTACTGGCACACGAGCGCGCCCATCTGTCCCACCGTCACCATCTCTTCCTCCTCGTCCTCCACCTCGCCGCGGCGGCCAATCCGCTGCTGCGGCCCCTCACCCGCGCGGGCGCGTTCACCCTGGAACGCTGGGCCGACGAACAGGCCGGATCCGTCGTCGGAGACCGGCAACTGGTTGCCCGCGCGGTCGCCCGAGCGGCCCTCGCCGCGAAACGGGCGCCCAGGGCGGCCCTCGCCGCCACCGGAGGGCCCGTGCCCCAACGGGTTCGCGCCCTGCTGGCACCGCCAGTACCGGCACGCCGCAACCTGGTCGCAGCCATCACCACCCTGATGGTGCTCTGCTGCACCAGCCTGGCCGTGGCCGCCCAGGACATGGACGGCCTCTTCGACGCCGCCTCACCCCCGTGCACCACCTCGCACCCGCCCCTCCGCTGA
- a CDS encoding GNAT family N-acetyltransferase, with product MRATFTAFAAKLAGEGFAFLHSRIHSVGPVLTAVRDGLVVGAIGPMETMPAPISKARMPQHFGILPEYRGLGLGRLLWRAAMHWGSADGAD from the coding sequence GTGCGCGCCACCTTCACCGCCTTCGCCGCGAAGCTGGCCGGCGAGGGCTTCGCCTTCCTGCACTCCCGGATCCACAGCGTCGGCCCCGTCCTGACCGCCGTCCGCGACGGCCTCGTGGTGGGCGCCATCGGCCCCATGGAGACCATGCCCGCCCCGATCAGCAAGGCCCGGATGCCGCAACACTTCGGCATACTGCCCGAGTACCGGGGTCTCGGCCTCGGCCGCCTGCTGTGGCGCGCGGCCATGCACTGGGGCAGCGCCGACGGCGCCGACTGA